In a single window of the Gemmatimonadota bacterium genome:
- a CDS encoding DNA alkylation repair protein, which produces MTAKEILATLKKLGKPQTAAIYRRHGASANVFGTLTSEIGKLQKKIKVDHALAMELWQTGNCEARILALQIADPARVTAADAERFITEGPARFLGGYLSGLLARSPIALATMRSWMKSKDDAEREIGYQIFGALLKDDPDTISDADAAKVLATIEKEIHRSPNWSRRAMNGSLISIGVYRPALRKDVVAAARRIGVVEVDHGETGCKTPDALSYIEKAVARQR; this is translated from the coding sequence ATGACGGCCAAGGAAATTCTCGCCACACTCAAGAAGCTCGGAAAGCCCCAGACCGCCGCGATCTACCGGCGGCACGGCGCCAGTGCCAACGTCTTCGGGACGCTCACCTCCGAGATCGGCAAGCTCCAGAAGAAGATCAAGGTCGATCACGCCCTCGCTATGGAGCTCTGGCAGACCGGGAATTGCGAGGCACGTATCCTGGCGCTGCAGATCGCCGATCCAGCCAGGGTCACGGCGGCGGATGCTGAGCGGTTCATCACGGAAGGGCCGGCGCGTTTCCTCGGCGGATACCTTTCCGGACTGCTGGCGCGCAGCCCGATCGCCCTCGCGACGATGCGCAGCTGGATGAAGTCGAAGGACGACGCGGAGCGCGAAATCGGCTACCAGATCTTCGGCGCGCTCCTCAAGGACGATCCCGACACGATTTCGGACGCCGACGCGGCCAAGGTACTGGCAACCATCGAGAAAGAGATCCACCGCTCGCCGAACTGGTCGCGCCGGGCAATGAACGGCTCGCTCATCAGCATCGGGGTCTACCGACCCGCGCTGCGCAAGGATGTAGTCGCCGCCGCCAGGCGAATTGGCGTGGTTGAAGTGGACCACGGCGAGACCGGCTGCAAGACCCCCGACGCCCTTTCGTACATCGAGAAGGCCGTGGCGCGGCAGCGCTGA
- a CDS encoding VOC family protein, translating to MGVEMPAVPVGSGKHPVLLVVISANELAASTAFYSRLFGWQAQPLSAELTAIVPPGGPTIALRGNIPAGFPGLVPYIGVVDVKAGLAAAVAAGGSIEREPWSVPMVGMLARYRDPSGTIYGVTDTMTPGAVPRIPMPFGPNPKPVIGSICSLEMFGADQAVTAKFFGDLYGWGSAVTMPQFLAFDPGAGIGGVFQSHTPSLPAVAYIYVQDVRATLDAIDGAGGKRSADAMAVPGMACFGYFTDPSGTHMGLIGE from the coding sequence ATGGGAGTCGAGATGCCAGCGGTGCCAGTCGGAAGCGGGAAGCACCCGGTTCTTCTGGTCGTGATTTCCGCCAACGAGCTGGCGGCGTCGACCGCGTTCTACAGCCGGCTCTTCGGCTGGCAGGCGCAGCCACTGTCGGCCGAGTTGACGGCGATTGTCCCGCCTGGCGGGCCAACGATCGCGCTCCGCGGCAACATTCCAGCAGGCTTTCCCGGGCTGGTGCCGTATATCGGTGTGGTCGACGTGAAGGCGGGGCTAGCGGCCGCAGTCGCTGCCGGAGGAAGCATCGAGCGGGAGCCGTGGAGCGTACCGATGGTGGGCATGCTCGCGCGATACCGGGATCCTTCGGGGACGATCTACGGCGTCACCGACACGATGACTCCCGGGGCCGTCCCCCGCATCCCGATGCCCTTCGGCCCGAATCCCAAGCCCGTCATCGGGTCGATCTGCAGTCTGGAGATGTTTGGTGCCGATCAGGCGGTGACGGCGAAGTTCTTCGGCGATCTGTATGGCTGGGGCAGCGCGGTTACGATGCCGCAGTTCCTCGCCTTTGATCCGGGTGCCGGGATCGGCGGTGTCTTCCAGTCGCATACACCGTCGCTTCCGGCAGTGGCGTACATCTACGTGCAGGATGTCCGTGCGACGCTCGATGCCATCGATGGCGCAGGGGGAAAGCGGAGTGCCGACGCCATGGCGGTTCCCGGGATGGCGTGCTTCGGCTACTTCACTGATCCGTCGGGGACGCACATGGGGTTGATCGGCGAGTGA
- a CDS encoding helix-turn-helix transcriptional regulator yields MRRHVLLYGLLGGVLIAGLKLIEYRWLVVEHSVEIYGGLVAAVFAALGIWLGLKLTRPRETVVVREVMVPAPVNFVRDVAKVDSLGLTPRELEILELIAAGMSNRDIAERAHVSENTVKTHSSRVFAKLGARRRTQAVQLGKALRLIP; encoded by the coding sequence ATGCGCCGACACGTCCTCCTCTACGGGCTCCTCGGCGGCGTGCTCATCGCTGGTCTCAAGCTCATCGAGTACCGCTGGCTGGTCGTGGAACATTCAGTGGAGATCTACGGCGGGCTCGTCGCGGCGGTCTTCGCCGCCCTCGGAATCTGGCTCGGACTCAAACTGACGCGGCCCCGGGAAACGGTGGTGGTCCGCGAAGTGATGGTGCCGGCGCCAGTGAATTTCGTCCGGGACGTGGCGAAGGTCGATTCCCTCGGCCTGACCCCCCGCGAACTCGAAATACTCGAGCTGATCGCCGCCGGGATGAGCAATCGCGACATCGCCGAGCGCGCGCACGTCAGCGAGAACACCGTCAAGACGCATTCGAGCCGGGTCTTTGCCAAGCTCGGGGCGCGGCGCCGGACCCAGGCCGTGCAGCTCGGCAAAGCGCTCCGGTTGATTCCCTGA
- a CDS encoding sigma-70 family RNA polymerase sigma factor, with translation MTSTWMPMLQPPTEAQISAVYRETVVALYGFVSRRCGGERQLAEDITQEAWLRAVREWRRTGMPEVPLAWLTTVSRNLLLNHLRRRAPVDFDAVAPDVILAALERDATDDTREIATAVTDALARIPLAEAQLLEAFHFEHLRVARLAEVMGITERAVEGRLRRARERLRLELTHIVPSTEGGLP, from the coding sequence GTGACCTCCACCTGGATGCCGATGCTGCAGCCACCGACCGAAGCCCAGATCAGTGCCGTCTACCGTGAGACGGTGGTGGCGCTCTACGGCTTTGTCTCCCGTCGCTGCGGTGGCGAGCGTCAGCTGGCCGAGGACATCACCCAGGAGGCCTGGCTGCGCGCGGTGCGCGAATGGCGACGCACGGGGATGCCTGAGGTGCCGCTCGCATGGCTGACCACCGTTTCGCGGAACCTGCTGCTCAACCATCTCCGCCGCCGGGCGCCGGTCGATTTCGATGCAGTGGCTCCCGACGTGATCCTCGCGGCACTCGAACGCGACGCCACCGATGACACCCGCGAGATCGCGACCGCCGTGACAGATGCGCTGGCGCGGATTCCTCTCGCAGAAGCCCAGTTGCTGGAAGCATTTCACTTCGAGCACTTGCGCGTCGCGCGGCTCGCCGAAGTCATGGGAATAACCGAACGTGCGGTCGAGGGTCGACTGCGCCGAGCCCGCGAACGGTTGCGTCTCGAACTCACCCACATTGTGCCATCCACCGAAGGAGGGCTGCCATGA
- a CDS encoding amino acid racemase, producing MGLVGGLGPESTIDYYRRILGLWQREAPDSAPAILIDSLDVQLGLRLVAGDRGELIAYLHASLTRLAAAGADFIAITANTPHIVFDDLVRLSPVPLVSIVEVCADAAELQGLRRLLLLGTRFTMAASFFPTVFARRGMTVIRPDEADQEWVHARYVGELLNGEFRESTRGEVEALVLRLRDAAGADGVILGGTELPLLLPGATIAGLPVLDTTALHVAAIVARLGGE from the coding sequence GTGGGACTCGTAGGCGGCCTCGGCCCGGAATCCACGATCGATTACTACCGCCGGATTCTTGGCCTTTGGCAACGCGAGGCTCCGGATTCGGCCCCGGCGATCCTCATCGACAGTCTCGATGTCCAACTCGGGCTTCGTCTGGTCGCGGGCGACCGGGGCGAACTGATTGCCTATCTCCATGCTTCGCTGACGCGCCTTGCCGCGGCGGGTGCGGATTTCATCGCTATCACCGCCAACACCCCCCACATCGTGTTCGACGATCTCGTCCGGCTCTCGCCGGTGCCACTGGTGAGCATCGTCGAAGTCTGCGCCGATGCGGCAGAACTTCAGGGGCTGCGTCGCCTCCTCCTGCTCGGCACCCGCTTCACCATGGCGGCCTCATTCTTTCCCACGGTCTTTGCGCGACGCGGAATGACCGTGATCCGCCCCGACGAGGCCGACCAGGAATGGGTGCACGCGCGCTACGTCGGCGAATTGCTGAACGGGGAGTTCCGGGAGTCGACGCGAGGCGAAGTCGAGGCGCTGGTCTTGCGACTTCGTGACGCCGCGGGCGCCGACGGGGTGATTCTCGGTGGCACCGAACTGCCATTGTTGCTGCCGGGCGCCACGATCGCCGGTTTGCCGGTGCTCGACACGACTGCGCTGCACGTGGCGGCGATTGTGGCACGGCTTGGAGGGGAGTGA
- a CDS encoding DUF4199 domain-containing protein, whose protein sequence is MRKIVLTFGLIAGAILSVMMFITFSFHDEIGYDKGAIIGYTTMVLAFLMIYFGVRSYRDNVAGGSISFGRAFKVGFLIMALASVCYVASWEVIYYKMAPDFMEKYAAYQVEQARAAGKSEAGIAAEMKKMAEFQESYRNPLVNVAYTLLEPLPVGLILTLVTAGVLSRKPKREIA, encoded by the coding sequence ATGCGGAAGATTGTGCTGACCTTCGGGCTCATTGCCGGCGCCATCCTCTCGGTGATGATGTTCATCACCTTCTCCTTCCACGACGAGATCGGATACGACAAGGGCGCCATCATCGGTTACACGACGATGGTGCTGGCTTTTCTCATGATCTACTTCGGGGTGCGCTCGTACCGTGACAATGTGGCTGGGGGGAGTATCAGTTTCGGCCGGGCCTTCAAGGTCGGGTTCCTCATCATGGCGCTTGCAAGCGTCTGCTACGTGGCGAGCTGGGAGGTCATCTACTACAAGATGGCGCCCGATTTCATGGAGAAGTACGCCGCGTACCAGGTCGAGCAGGCGAGGGCCGCGGGCAAGTCGGAGGCCGGGATCGCGGCCGAGATGAAGAAGATGGCGGAGTTCCAGGAGAGCTACCGCAATCCGCTGGTGAATGTCGCCTACACGTTGCTCGAGCCGCTGCCGGTAGGATTGATCCTCACCCTGGTGACCGCCGGGGTTCTGAGCCGCAAGCCGAAGCGCGAGATTGCCTGA
- a CDS encoding type IV pilus twitching motility protein PilT, which translates to MAWLDSLFQKMVDAGASDLHLSSTLRPMFRVDGGILPVEGGEPTTPERMLEILAEIAPERNRQQFEEEWDTDFAYAVPGLARFRANYFVDQNGPAAVFRVIPTEVLTATQLGLPKVVTDLCRLPKGMILVTGPTGSGKSTTLAAMIDYVNTVRADHIITIEDPIEFVHSQKGCLINQREVHRHTGSFKRALRAALREDPDVVLVGEMRDLETIEIALETAETGHMVFATLHTSTAISTIDRIIDQFPADRQGQIRMMLASSLKGVIAMTLCKRKLKGRVAALEILMVNNAVANLIREGKTHQIMSAMQTGGQLGMKLLNDALFELVQSGDVEPMEAYLKSVNKIELVKKFEQGRIRFDEARSLAELDDVTDRRMAPR; encoded by the coding sequence ATGGCCTGGCTCGACTCCCTCTTCCAGAAGATGGTGGATGCCGGTGCGTCGGACCTGCACCTCAGTTCGACACTCCGGCCGATGTTCCGGGTCGATGGCGGGATTCTTCCGGTCGAGGGGGGGGAGCCCACCACCCCCGAACGGATGCTCGAGATTCTCGCCGAGATCGCCCCGGAGCGAAACCGGCAGCAGTTCGAGGAAGAGTGGGACACCGACTTTGCCTACGCCGTGCCCGGCCTCGCCCGATTCCGCGCCAACTATTTCGTCGATCAGAATGGGCCCGCGGCGGTGTTCCGGGTCATTCCGACCGAGGTGCTGACCGCGACCCAGCTGGGGCTGCCCAAGGTGGTCACCGATCTCTGCCGACTCCCGAAAGGGATGATCCTCGTGACCGGCCCGACCGGCAGCGGCAAGTCGACCACCCTCGCCGCGATGATCGACTACGTGAACACGGTTCGCGCCGATCATATCATCACGATCGAGGATCCGATCGAGTTCGTGCATTCCCAGAAGGGCTGCCTCATCAATCAGCGTGAAGTGCACCGTCACACCGGCTCTTTCAAGCGAGCGCTCCGCGCCGCCTTGCGTGAGGATCCCGATGTGGTGCTGGTCGGCGAGATGCGCGATCTCGAGACGATCGAGATCGCGCTCGAGACGGCCGAGACCGGGCACATGGTGTTCGCGACGCTGCACACCTCGACCGCCATCTCGACCATCGATCGGATCATCGACCAGTTCCCCGCCGATCGGCAGGGGCAGATCCGGATGATGCTGGCCTCGTCGCTCAAGGGCGTGATCGCGATGACGCTCTGCAAGCGCAAGCTGAAGGGACGGGTCGCGGCGCTGGAAATCCTGATGGTGAACAACGCTGTTGCAAACCTGATTCGCGAAGGGAAGACCCATCAGATCATGTCCGCGATGCAGACCGGCGGGCAGCTGGGCATGAAACTCCTCAACGACGCGCTCTTCGAGCTGGTGCAGAGCGGCGATGTCGAGCCGATGGAGGCGTATCTCAAGTCGGTGAACAAGATCGAGCTGGTCAAGAAGTTCGAGCAGGGAAGAATCCGCTTCGACGAAGCGCGGTCCCTGGCCGAGCTTGATGATGTGACGGATCGCAGAATGGCCCCGCGCTGA
- a CDS encoding helix-turn-helix domain-containing protein: MTSDDRVFKALADPSRRILLDRLFTRDGRTLTELEAELEMTRFGVMKHLRVLEDAGLVVTQRVGREKQHFLNPVPIRLIHDRWIDKFTERRVSALTELKRQLEE; the protein is encoded by the coding sequence ATGACATCGGACGATCGGGTCTTCAAGGCACTCGCCGATCCCTCGCGACGCATTCTCCTCGACCGGCTCTTCACCCGGGACGGACGAACGCTGACCGAGCTCGAGGCGGAACTCGAGATGACCCGCTTCGGTGTCATGAAGCACCTCCGCGTCCTCGAGGATGCGGGACTGGTCGTGACGCAGCGGGTCGGCCGCGAGAAGCAGCACTTTCTCAATCCGGTCCCGATCCGGCTCATCCACGACCGCTGGATCGACAAATTCACCGAGCGTCGAGTGTCGGCGCTCACCGAGCTCAAGCGCCAACTCGAGGAGTAG
- a CDS encoding amidase has protein sequence MTISRREALLELSALFALPLLRWPEPGVDPLSGTIVEYQAGRARGAWTAAEVTQLALDRGNALNATLHAIDLFSTTALDEARASDARARRGALRGPLDGVPLFAKAIYDMQGLPTTGSSREWAQLFPTPVHRDALEVQRMRAAGAVVLGKTAADDFAYHGNGTSSLTGQVRNPYDPAGIKTPGGSSAGSAVSVACGIAFAALGTDDGGSNRIPAQFCGVVGMKPTFGLVPRTGVIPTWPYLDTHGPLARNVADAALLLDAIAGPDASDGLALTARYRRGALAALRDDALAGARLGLVDVHVPRAQMSAESLAVFDRAVADLVAGGAVVEACAPAVTRVNVRSLFAEAAKARGDVAINHNSPAATANALFRYFGRHGGQPRDDVARGLAAFRAFYDVLPKEWEEMSKLIVQPYEHDPASVSFARSRATVVAQLAETFRTQHLDAMIYPTMPFPAPRAVDPWPDIRTTLGYGNWLGLPEVSVPTGLGVDGMPAGNLSFVGLPGSDAQLLALAHSYQQRSKRFVAPPVPG, from the coding sequence GTGACCATTTCCCGACGCGAAGCGCTGCTCGAATTGAGCGCGCTCTTCGCCTTGCCGCTGCTCCGCTGGCCCGAGCCCGGTGTCGATCCGCTCTCCGGTACCATCGTGGAATACCAGGCCGGGCGTGCGCGCGGGGCGTGGACCGCCGCCGAGGTGACGCAGCTCGCGCTCGATCGGGGCAACGCGCTCAACGCCACGCTTCACGCTATCGACCTGTTCTCGACCACCGCGCTCGACGAGGCGCGTGCCTCCGATGCGCGGGCGCGTCGCGGGGCTCTCCGCGGTCCGCTCGATGGGGTGCCGCTCTTCGCGAAAGCGATTTACGACATGCAGGGGCTCCCCACGACCGGATCGAGCCGAGAGTGGGCACAGTTGTTTCCGACGCCGGTGCATCGCGACGCACTCGAGGTGCAGCGCATGCGAGCCGCCGGCGCTGTCGTGCTTGGCAAGACGGCCGCCGACGATTTTGCCTATCACGGCAATGGCACGAGCTCGCTCACCGGGCAGGTGCGCAATCCCTACGATCCGGCCGGCATCAAGACGCCTGGCGGGTCGAGTGCCGGGTCAGCGGTCTCCGTGGCATGCGGGATCGCATTCGCGGCCCTCGGCACCGACGACGGTGGATCCAACCGGATTCCGGCACAGTTCTGCGGGGTCGTCGGCATGAAGCCGACCTTCGGCCTGGTGCCGCGCACCGGGGTGATCCCCACCTGGCCGTACCTCGACACGCACGGCCCGCTCGCCCGCAACGTGGCCGATGCGGCGCTCCTGCTCGACGCAATCGCCGGCCCCGATGCTTCCGATGGCCTGGCGCTCACGGCACGCTATCGGCGCGGCGCTCTCGCGGCGCTCCGTGATGACGCCCTTGCCGGTGCGCGACTCGGCCTGGTGGATGTGCACGTCCCGCGTGCGCAGATGAGCGCGGAGTCACTCGCCGTCTTCGATCGTGCGGTGGCCGATCTGGTCGCGGGCGGCGCCGTGGTGGAGGCGTGCGCCCCTGCAGTCACCCGTGTCAACGTGCGCTCGCTTTTCGCTGAAGCGGCCAAGGCGCGCGGTGACGTGGCGATCAACCACAATTCGCCGGCGGCGACCGCCAACGCGCTGTTCCGGTATTTCGGCAGGCACGGTGGCCAGCCCCGTGACGATGTGGCGCGCGGGCTGGCCGCCTTCCGTGCTTTCTACGACGTTCTCCCGAAAGAGTGGGAGGAGATGTCGAAACTGATCGTGCAACCATACGAACACGATCCGGCGAGCGTGTCGTTTGCGAGGTCGCGCGCCACGGTCGTGGCACAACTCGCCGAGACATTCCGCACGCAGCATCTCGACGCGATGATCTACCCGACCATGCCATTCCCGGCTCCCCGCGCGGTAGACCCATGGCCGGATATCCGCACCACGCTCGGCTATGGCAACTGGCTTGGTCTCCCCGAAGTCTCGGTGCCGACCGGGCTTGGCGTCGACGGGATGCCGGCAGGGAATCTCTCGTTTGTGGGCCTGCCCGGCAGCGACGCACAGTTGCTCGCCCTGGCGCATTCATACCAGCAGCGGTCGAAGCGGTTTGTCGCTCCGCCGGTGCCGGGCTAG
- a CDS encoding FtsX-like permease family protein produces the protein MLPTRYPTPEKQAEYLGRIEAQLGAVPGVTSVAFSSRLPLDPAYGMSVIQIVAHPQPPEQAPSVGARVVSTAYFATLGIPVIDGRSFAATDDPRAPQVVMINRAMARQFWPGERAVGQRIRFAGGDGVAVQVVGVVGDVSHDALVSAPIPELYLPYAQGPASGGALVVRTKADPGSLVPAIRSAVRGADAEQPLIDVRTMDEAVAASIAGQRFAMLILTAFSLLAVLLAALGLYAVLSHEVGEQRRELAIRAALGARARQLRSLIAQRGLRLIGLGLLIGIPGALVAVRMLASMLYGVAPLDPFTFGAATLGIVLTAVVATLLPVRRASQADPAQALRGE, from the coding sequence ATGCTTCCCACGCGCTACCCGACCCCCGAGAAGCAGGCCGAGTATCTCGGTCGAATCGAGGCGCAACTCGGTGCCGTACCTGGCGTGACATCGGTCGCCTTCTCGAGCCGATTGCCGCTCGATCCGGCGTACGGGATGTCGGTCATCCAGATTGTGGCGCATCCGCAACCGCCAGAACAGGCACCATCGGTCGGCGCGCGCGTGGTGAGCACGGCGTACTTCGCGACGCTTGGGATCCCGGTGATCGATGGCCGCAGCTTTGCAGCGACGGATGACCCCAGGGCACCGCAGGTTGTGATGATCAATCGCGCGATGGCCCGGCAATTCTGGCCTGGCGAGCGCGCGGTTGGGCAACGGATCCGCTTTGCTGGTGGTGATGGCGTTGCAGTGCAGGTGGTCGGGGTCGTGGGCGATGTCAGTCACGACGCACTCGTGTCGGCTCCGATCCCGGAGCTCTATCTCCCCTACGCTCAGGGCCCGGCATCGGGGGGCGCATTGGTGGTCCGGACAAAGGCTGACCCCGGGTCGCTGGTTCCCGCGATCCGGAGTGCGGTGCGCGGTGCGGACGCCGAACAACCGCTGATCGACGTTCGCACGATGGATGAGGCGGTCGCGGCCTCCATTGCCGGGCAGCGATTCGCGATGCTCATCCTCACGGCCTTTTCGCTGCTGGCCGTGCTGCTCGCCGCACTGGGCCTATACGCGGTGCTTTCGCACGAGGTGGGTGAGCAACGGCGGGAACTGGCGATCAGGGCCGCGCTTGGTGCGCGCGCACGGCAGCTTCGCAGTCTGATTGCTCAGCGCGGGCTGCGGCTGATCGGCCTCGGCCTGTTGATCGGCATTCCCGGTGCGCTGGTCGCCGTCCGGATGCTGGCCTCGATGCTCTACGGGGTCGCACCGCTCGACCCGTTCACCTTCGGAGCGGCCACGCTGGGGATCGTACTCACGGCGGTGGTCGCGACCCTCCTCCCCGTGCGGCGTGCGTCGCAGGCGGATCCGGCGCAGGCGCTGCGCGGGGAGTAG
- a CDS encoding DUF418 domain-containing protein has protein sequence MSESIAGALPTRERIQALDVLRGLAVAGILLANVLVFFGIIFLSADQRAAFPTAAADAVVAFLEHTFVDGKFYSVFSLLFGIGFGVQLSRGGDAALPRFRRRLRILLGIGAIHAFLIWSGDILMLYALLGFTLPWFARRSQRTLLRWTVGLLTTPTVLYLVALGIWLALGLPVPSGPPAGPAAGLPADLLAKIAAMGTGGVKEAFVGNLINVLLRWGDLFVTVRFPKVLGMFVLGLWSVRAGIALAPANYRALLLRWCGIGWAVGLSANLVATWADARWGNLPPSPGGLISVVASAVGVPLLAIGYATSVALLVTAGVRFITIFAPLGRMALTNYLMHSVICVVLSRGFGYGLWWRIGTARAMEIAAAIIVVQLPLSAWWLSRYRFGPVEWIWRRLTYGRPI, from the coding sequence GTGAGCGAATCGATCGCTGGAGCGCTCCCGACCCGTGAACGGATTCAGGCACTCGATGTCCTCCGTGGCCTGGCGGTCGCGGGCATTCTCCTCGCCAATGTACTGGTCTTCTTCGGCATCATCTTCCTCTCCGCCGATCAACGTGCTGCATTCCCGACTGCGGCAGCCGATGCGGTCGTCGCGTTCCTGGAACACACTTTCGTCGATGGCAAGTTCTACTCGGTCTTCTCGTTGCTCTTCGGCATCGGCTTTGGCGTGCAGCTCTCTCGCGGCGGCGATGCGGCGCTGCCGCGATTCCGGCGACGGCTGCGCATTCTTCTTGGCATCGGGGCGATCCACGCCTTCCTGATCTGGTCCGGGGACATCCTGATGCTCTACGCGCTCCTCGGCTTCACGCTGCCGTGGTTCGCGAGGCGGTCGCAGCGCACGCTGCTGCGCTGGACGGTCGGTCTGCTCACGACGCCAACGGTGCTGTACCTGGTTGCGCTTGGGATATGGCTCGCTCTCGGGTTGCCGGTGCCTTCCGGACCTCCCGCAGGGCCTGCGGCGGGGTTGCCGGCGGATCTCCTGGCGAAGATCGCGGCGATGGGCACCGGCGGTGTGAAAGAGGCATTCGTCGGAAATCTGATCAACGTGCTGCTCCGCTGGGGCGACCTTTTCGTTACGGTGCGCTTTCCCAAGGTGCTCGGAATGTTCGTGCTCGGACTCTGGAGTGTCCGTGCGGGCATAGCGCTGGCTCCCGCGAACTACCGGGCCTTGTTGCTGCGCTGGTGCGGGATCGGCTGGGCGGTGGGGCTGAGCGCAAACCTCGTGGCGACCTGGGCGGACGCGCGATGGGGTAACCTGCCACCATCGCCTGGCGGCCTCATCAGTGTGGTCGCCTCGGCGGTTGGTGTCCCGCTGCTGGCGATCGGCTATGCCACCTCCGTCGCGCTGCTGGTGACCGCTGGCGTACGGTTCATCACGATCTTCGCTCCGCTCGGGCGGATGGCACTGACCAACTACCTGATGCATTCGGTCATCTGCGTGGTGCTGTCGCGCGGCTTCGGATATGGGCTCTGGTGGCGGATCGGCACCGCGCGTGCGATGGAGATTGCCGCGGCCATCATCGTCGTCCAGCTCCCGTTGAGCGCCTGGTGGCTCTCCCGCTATCGTTTCGGACCAGTGGAGTGGATCTGGCGACGGCTGACCTACGGCCGACCAATCTGA
- a CDS encoding SRPBCC family protein, with protein sequence MTGSTAAETTQIYRIFIKATPQAIWDAITNPEFTQKWGYGLHEEYDLRPGGQYRGMASEGMKAMGMSGVIVDGEVISADPPHKLVVTWRMAINPEMASEGFTKLTYEIVAGREGVSRLSVIHDVSGRPGHGAMIAGDQQGPGAGGGWLWILSDLKSLLERGTAMAQ encoded by the coding sequence ATGACGGGCAGTACCGCAGCGGAGACGACCCAGATCTATCGCATCTTCATCAAGGCCACGCCGCAGGCGATCTGGGATGCGATCACGAACCCCGAATTCACCCAGAAGTGGGGCTACGGCCTGCACGAGGAGTACGACCTCCGCCCCGGCGGTCAGTACCGCGGCATGGCCAGCGAAGGGATGAAGGCGATGGGAATGTCTGGCGTTATTGTCGATGGCGAGGTGATCTCGGCCGACCCGCCGCACAAGCTGGTGGTGACCTGGCGGATGGCGATCAACCCCGAAATGGCGAGCGAGGGCTTCACCAAACTCACCTACGAGATTGTCGCCGGGCGCGAAGGCGTGAGTCGCCTCAGCGTGATCCACGACGTCTCCGGTCGCCCCGGCCACGGCGCCATGATTGCCGGCGATCAGCAGGGCCCTGGCGCAGGTGGTGGCTGGCTCTGGATCCTCAGCGACCTCAAGTCATTGCTGGAGCGCGGCACCGCAATGGCTCAGTAG